A stretch of Sinimarinibacterium sp. NLF-5-8 DNA encodes these proteins:
- the cas2e gene encoding type I-E CRISPR-associated endoribonuclease Cas2e — protein sequence MKLWFIEPRPNVFVSGIKDAVAETVIAYLYKHCPAESGLLMVRSIPHPPGFEINSIGPPRKPMITLTGLQLIVETLQTEK from the coding sequence ATGAAATTATGGTTTATAGAGCCACGCCCCAACGTTTTTGTCTCAGGCATTAAAGATGCTGTTGCAGAAACAGTAATTGCCTATTTATACAAGCATTGTCCTGCCGAATCAGGACTGTTGATGGTTCGATCCATTCCACACCCGCCGGGCTTCGAAATAAACAGTATTGGCCCACCGCGCAAACCCATGATTACCTTGACGGGCTTGCAACTGATTGTGGAAACCCTGCAAACCGAAAAATAA